The Variovorax sp. RA8 genomic sequence TTCGGAGCCGTGGCATGACGGCCCGGCTGCGCGGCGCCGCCGCCATCGCCGGCATCGGCAGCACCGGATTCACGCCGATGCCCGCGCTGTCGTCGCCGCTCGACGCAATGGCCCTGGCCTCGGTGCGCGCGCTCGACGATGCGGGCCTCTCGCTGGCCGATGTCGATGGAGTGTTCGCGGCCGGCCTGCAGCTGTTCATGCCCACGCTGAGCCTGTGCGAGTACCTGGGCCTGCAGCCGCGCTACACCGATTCCACCCAGATCGGCGGCGGTGCCTTCCTCGCCCACCTGAACCATGCGCGCGCAGCCATCGCCGCCGGTCTTTGCTCGGTCGCTCTCATCGCCTACGGCAGTACGCAGAAGTCCTCGGGCGGCCAGTTCGCCACGCACGCCGAAGCCAACCCCTACGAGACGCCCTACGGCTATCCCGGCCCGCTCGCCGCCTACGCGTTGGTCGCGCAACGTCACATGCACGAGTTCGGCACCAAGCGGGAGCAGCTCGCGCAGGTGGCGGTGAGCGCGCGCGACTGGGCGCGGCTGGGCACCGAAGCACCCGACCGCCGCGCATTGAGCGTGGCCGACGTGATCGCGGCGCGCCCCATGGCCAGCCCCTTCACCGTGCGCGACTGCTGCCTGGTGACCGACGGCGGGGGCGCGCTGGTGGTCGTATCGGCCGAACGTGCCGCCTGGCTGAAGCGAGCGCCGGTCTACGTGCTCGGGGTGGGCGAGGCCGTCACGCACCGCAGCATTGCGCAGATGCCCGACCTGGTCCGCACCGCGGCCGCCGTGTCGTCGGCCACCGCCTATGGACAGGCCGGCATCGGGCCGAACGATATCGACGTGGTGCAGTTCTACGACGCCTTCACCATCATGCCGATCGTCTTCGCGGAAGACACCGGCTTCTGCGCCAAGGGCGAGGGCGGGGCTTTCCTTGACGGTGGCCGCGCCTCGCCGGGCGGCGCCTTCCCGATGAACACCAGCGGCGGTGGCCTGTCGCTCGGCCACCCCGGCATGTTCGGCATCTACACCGTCATCGAGTCGGTGGTGCAGCTGCGCGGCGAGGGCGGCGCGCGCCAGGTGCCGGGCGCCGAGCTCGCGCTCGCCCACGCACCGGGCGGCTACATGTCGAGCCAATGCACCGCGATATTCGGCACCGCCAGCACGCTATGAGCAGCACGCCCACGAGCTTTCAGCCGCTCCAGGACCGGCGTGCACCTCACGCTCGACATACCTGTCCGGCGCCTGTGCGACAGCGACAACAGGGAGACACCCCATGACCGAGTCCCGTAATCCCCGGCCCGCGGCCGACGACCGCGACGACTTCCTCTCGCTCGACGAACTCCAGGCGCGCCAGGACGCCAAGCTCGCGGCGCTCGGCCGCCGGCTCGCCCATTCGCCGCAATGGCAGGCGCACTTTGCCGCCGCCGGCGCGTCGCCGCTCGACCTGAAGGATCGTGCGTCGCTCGCCGCCCTTCCGCTCCTGGAGAAGAGCCACCTGCGCAACCTCTATCCCTACCCGCTGCTGACGGTGCCGCTGGAGCAGGTCGTGCGCTTCTGCGCGACCTCGGGGACCACGGGTCTTCCGGTGCTGTTCGGCTTCACGCTGAAGGACTGGGAGCACACGCTGGTTCGGCAGCTCGCGCGCATCTATCGCACGGTCGGCGTGCGCCCGGGCGACCGGGTCTACCAAGGCTACGGCTACGGGCTTTGGGTCGGCGGCAGCTCGATGGACGAGGCGCTCAAGGCCTACGGCGCAGTGAACTTCCCCGTCGGTCCGGGGCGCGGCGAGCTCATGGTCCAGTGGCTCAAGGACCATCGCCACACGGTCACGACGATGTCGCCGCTATGGCTCATGACGCTGATCCAGCAGGCGCGCAAGGCGGGCATCGATCCGCGCCGCGACTGGGCGCTGCGCCTGGGCATCTTCGGCGGCCAGTCGGTGTCGGCCACCTTCCGCAACGAGATGGAGGCGCTGATGCCCGAGGGCTTCATGGCGCACAACATCTACGGCACCACCGAGGCCGGCGGACCGGTGCTCGGCATCTCGTGCCCGCATTCGCATGGCGAGGACGAGATGCACCTGGTCAACGACGACAGCGTGCTCACCGAGGTTCTCGAGCCGCAGACCCTGCGGCCGGTGGCGCCGGGCGAAGTGGGCGAGATCGTCATCACCACGCTCGACAAGGAGGCCTCGCCGGTGCTGCGCTGGCGCACCCGCGACCTGGTGCGCCGCTCCGCCCATCCATATCGCTGCGCCTG encodes the following:
- a CDS encoding phenylacetate--CoA ligase family protein; translated protein: MTESRNPRPAADDRDDFLSLDELQARQDAKLAALGRRLAHSPQWQAHFAAAGASPLDLKDRASLAALPLLEKSHLRNLYPYPLLTVPLEQVVRFCATSGTTGLPVLFGFTLKDWEHTLVRQLARIYRTVGVRPGDRVYQGYGYGLWVGGSSMDEALKAYGAVNFPVGPGRGELMVQWLKDHRHTVTTMSPLWLMTLIQQARKAGIDPRRDWALRLGIFGGQSVSATFRNEMEALMPEGFMAHNIYGTTEAGGPVLGISCPHSHGEDEMHLVNDDSVLTEVLEPQTLRPVAPGEVGEIVITTLDKEASPVLRWRTRDLVRRSAHPYRCACGRHAFARIGRIIGRSDDMLKVRGVLVYPSQIEDVIAGVEGLAKDAWQIYIDNERSGLDHMEVAIERVAGSACASDDLAREVRSRLKARLGLSCEVRCHEDGTLPRYEAKATRVLRRSKETLNPTP
- a CDS encoding acetyl-CoA acetyltransferase, whose translation is MTARLRGAAAIAGIGSTGFTPMPALSSPLDAMALASVRALDDAGLSLADVDGVFAAGLQLFMPTLSLCEYLGLQPRYTDSTQIGGGAFLAHLNHARAAIAAGLCSVALIAYGSTQKSSGGQFATHAEANPYETPYGYPGPLAAYALVAQRHMHEFGTKREQLAQVAVSARDWARLGTEAPDRRALSVADVIAARPMASPFTVRDCCLVTDGGGALVVVSAERAAWLKRAPVYVLGVGEAVTHRSIAQMPDLVRTAAAVSSATAYGQAGIGPNDIDVVQFYDAFTIMPIVFAEDTGFCAKGEGGAFLDGGRASPGGAFPMNTSGGGLSLGHPGMFGIYTVIESVVQLRGEGGARQVPGAELALAHAPGGYMSSQCTAIFGTASTL